In Falco cherrug isolate bFalChe1 chromosome 2, bFalChe1.pri, whole genome shotgun sequence, the following are encoded in one genomic region:
- the TPBGL gene encoding trophoblast glycoprotein-like — translation MARRQARAAGGGRWLPWLGLALLPLALPPAAAPGGCPSACYCVATPELVQCRYERLEEPPRELPATVHNLSIAGSNLSVLHRAAFAARPRPDLRLLRLRHDNIHTIEDMALQGLPALRTLDLSHNPLLSVAPGAFAGVPLLRTLQLNQALLAAPLEEQLALALRNLSLRRLELAGNALRALPATLLPAGLEELDLRNNSLQRLAAPELRSLEAPGLRGLRLTLGSNPLSCDCALRPFLAWLRAATTRVPDARSLRCAQPPLLRGATLLRLRPEGLVCTAAEGGEPGQLETASYVFFGIVLALIGIVFLMVLYLNRRGIKRWLHNLREACRDQMEGYHYRYEQDADPRCTSAISTPGL, via the coding sequence ATGGCCCGCAGGCaggcgcgggcggcgggcggcgggcgctggTTGCCCTGGCTAGGACTCGCCTTGCTGCCGCTGGCAttgccccccgccgccgcccccgggggcTGCCCCTCCGCCTGCTACTGCGTGGCCACCCCGGAGCTGGTGCAGTGCCGGTACGAGAGGCTGGAGGAACCCCCGAGGGAGCTGCCGGCCACCGTGCACAACCTCAGCATCGCGGGCAGCAACCTGAGCGTGCTGCACCGCGCCGCCTtcgccgcccgcccgcggccggACCTGCGCCTGCTCCGCCTGCGCCACGACAACATCCACACCATCGAGGACATGGCCCTGCAAGGGCTGCCCGCCCTCCGCACCCTCGACCTGAGCCACAACCCGCTGCTGTCGGTGGCCCCCGGCGCCTTCGCCGGCGTGCCACTGCTGCGCACGCTACAGCTGAACCAGGCGCTGCTGGCCGCCCCGCTGGAGGAGCAGCTCGCCCTGGCCCTGCGCAACCTCAGCTTGAGGCGCTTGGAGCTGGCAGGCAACGCGCTGCGGGCGCTGCCAGCCACCCTGCTGCCCGCCGGCCTGGAGGAGCTGGACCTGCGGAACAACTCGCTGCAGCGGCTGGCGGCCCCTGAGCTGCGGAGCCTGGAagcgccggggctgcgggggctgcggcTCACGCTGGGGTCCAACCCGCTGAGTTGCGACTGCGCCCTGCGCCCGTTCCTTGCCTGGCTGCGCGCTGCCACCACCCGTGTGCCCGACGCCCGCAGCCTGCGCTGCGCCCAGCCGCCACTGCTGCGCGGGGCCACCCTGCTGCGCCTGCGGCCCGAGGGGCTGGTGTGCACGGCTGCTGAGGGCGGCGAGCCCGGTCAGCTGGAGACGGCCTCTTACGTCTTCTTCGGCATCGTGTTGGCCCTCATCGGCATCGTCTTCCTCATGGTGCTCTACCTGAACCGCCGCGGCATCAAGCGTTGGCTCCACAACCTCCGCGAGGCTTGTCGTGACCAGATGGAGGGCTACCACTACCGCTACGAGCAGGACGCCGATCCCCGCTGTACCAGTGCCATCAGCACCCCCGGCCTCTGA
- the PGM2L1 gene encoding glucose 1,6-bisphosphate synthase isoform X3: protein MGAGFCYINDLTVIQSTQGIYKYLERCFSDFKQRGFVVGYDTRGQVTSNCSSKKLAKLTAAVLLAKDVPVYFFSTYVPTPFVPYAVQQLNAVAGVMITASHNRKEDNGYKVYWENGAQITSPHDKEIIKCIEECVEPWNGSWNENLVDTSPLREDPLKKICDCYMEDLKKICYHRELNMQTNLKFVHTSFHGVGHDYVQLAFKAFGFQPPIPVPEQKDPDPDFSTVKCPNPEEGESVLELSLRLAEKENARVVVATDPDADRLAVAEQQENGCWKVFTGNELAALFGWWMFSCWKENCSEDADVKNVYMLATTVSSKILRAIALKEGFHFEETLPGFKWIGSRVKDLLDNGKEVLFAFEESIGFMCGTSVLDKDGVSAAVVIAEMATYLEGKNLTLAQKLIEIYETYGYHISKTSYFLCYDPPTIKRIFEKLRNFDGSQSYPDFCGIYNILHVRDITTGYDSSQPNKKSVLPVSKSSQMITFTFQNGCVATLRTSGTEPKIKYYAEMCALPEQSDRGVLEEELQKLIEALIENFLEPDKNGLVWRSA, encoded by the exons GGGATCTACAAGTATCTTGAGAGGTGTTTTTCAGACTTTAAGCAGAGAGGCTTTGTTGTTGGATATGACACACGAGGTCAGGTGACCAGCAACTGCAGCAGTAAGAA ACTTGCAAAGCTCACTGCAGCAGTCCTGCTGGCTAAAGATGTACCTGTATACTTCTTTTCCACCTATGTCCCTACACCATTTGTG CCCTATGCTGTTCAGCAGCTCAACGCTGTGGCTGGTGTGATGATCACAGCGTCCCACAATCGGAAGGAGGACAACGGATACAAG GTTTATTGGGAAAATGGAGCACAGATCACCTCTCCTCATgataaagaaattataaaatgtATAGAAGAGTGCGTTGAACCATGGAATGGCTCTTGGAATGAGAATCTAGTAGACACCAGTCCCCTTAGAGAGGATCCACTGAAGAAGATTTGTGACTGTTACATGGAGGATCTGAAAAAGATCTGTTATCATAG gGAGCTAAACATGCAAACAAACTTGAAGTTTGTTCATACCTCTTTCCATGGAGTTGGACATGACTATGTGCAGTTGGCTTTCAAAGCATTTGGCTTTCAGCCTCCCATTCCAGTACCTGAACAGAAAGATCCAGATCCAGACTTCTCTACTGTCAAATGCCCAAATCCTGAAGAAGGAGAATCTGTGctg GAGTTGTCACTGAGgcttgcagagaaagaaaatgctagAGTAGTAGTAGCCACTGATCCAGATGCAGACAGACTAGCAGTGGCAGAACAGCAGGAGAA TGGCTGCTGGAAGGTGTTCACTGGCAATGAGCTAGCAGCTTTGTTTGGGTGGTGGATGTTTTcttgctggaaagaaaactgcTCCGAAGATGCTGATGTGAAGAATGTTTACATGTTAGCCACCACAGTCTCCTCAAAAATTTTGAGGGCAATTGCACTTAAAGAGGGATTTCACTTTGAA GAAACACTCCCTGGTTTTAAATGGATTGGAAGTAGAGTTAAAGACCTCCTAGATAATGGAAAAGAAGTTCTCTTTGCATTTGAAGAGTCTATTG gcTTCATGTGCGGCACATCAGTGTTGGATAAAGATGGTGTAAGCGCAGCTGTGGTCATAGCTGAAATGGCAACCTACCTGGAGGGCAAGAACCTAACACTAGCACAGAAACTCATTGAGATATATGAAAC GTATGGATATCACATATCAAAGACTTCCTATTTCTTGTGCTATGATCCTCCTACTATCAAAAGGATATTTGAGAAACTTCGGAACTTCGATGGCTCTCAGTCTTATCCAGACTTTTGTGGTATTTACAATATATTACATGTACGAGATATTACCACTGGCTACGATAGCAGCCAGCCAAATAAGAAATCG GTGCTGCCAGTGAGTAAAAGCAGTCAGATGATCacttttacatttcaaaatggTTGTGTTGCCACCCTTCGGACAAGTGGAACAGAACCAAAGATCAAGTACTATGCAGAGATGTGTGCGTTGCCTGAACAGAG tgacaGAGGCGTGCTGGAAGAAGAGCTTCAGAAGCTTATCGAAGCTTTGATTGAGAATTTTCTTGAACCTGATAAGAATGGACTGGTCTGGCGTTCTGCTTAG